The Xanthomonas sp. CFBP 8443 genome has a window encoding:
- a CDS encoding dihydrofolate reductase family protein, producing the protein MRKIIVGAFVSLDGVMQAPGGPDEDPIGGFRHGGWAAPYFDPTLEGSVGEMFAKPFDLLLGRKTYDIFAAHWPYVGADDPIGPMFDRINKYVATRNPALDLTWQNSHALRPDAVAAVRQLKREDGPDLLTQGSTDFLKTLFDNDLVDELNVSFFPLVLGTGKRLFGGAFHGAFQLLASTASASGVVVNRYVRAGDIVTGSFEFEQPTDAELERRRRLT; encoded by the coding sequence ATGAGAAAGATCATTGTGGGAGCGTTCGTCAGCCTCGATGGCGTCATGCAGGCCCCGGGCGGGCCGGACGAGGATCCCATCGGCGGTTTCAGGCACGGCGGCTGGGCCGCCCCGTATTTCGACCCGACGCTGGAAGGCTCGGTGGGCGAGATGTTCGCCAAGCCGTTCGACCTGCTGCTCGGGCGCAAGACCTACGACATCTTCGCCGCGCATTGGCCGTATGTCGGCGCGGACGATCCGATCGGCCCGATGTTCGACCGGATCAACAAGTACGTCGCGACCCGCAACCCGGCGCTGGACCTCACCTGGCAGAACAGCCACGCGCTGCGTCCCGACGCGGTGGCCGCGGTCCGCCAGCTGAAGCGCGAGGACGGCCCGGACCTGCTGACCCAGGGCTCGACCGACTTCCTGAAGACGCTGTTCGACAACGACCTGGTCGACGAACTCAACGTATCGTTCTTCCCGCTGGTGCTCGGCACCGGCAAGCGGCTGTTCGGCGGTGCCTTCCACGGCGCCTTCCAGCTGCTCGCGTCGACGGCGTCCGCGTCCGGCGTCGTCGTCAACCGGTACGTCCGCGCCGGCGACATCGTCACCGGTTCGTTCGAATTCGAGCAGCCGACCGACGCCGAACTGGAGCGCCGCCGCCGATTGACCTGA
- a CDS encoding LysR substrate-binding domain-containing protein, translating into MARPPLHALQGFVSVARLGNLSRAAAAMHLTVSALSHQMRALEQRLGYRLLDRHARGVTLTADGRRLLERIGPHLDAIGEALQPFAARRDDVLTISLTPSMASAWLVPRLGDFLARHPHIEINLLSDQRLVDFERQPQIDASLRIGNGQWPGLAVEALFDEWLVPMASPALIARMGARKRTPLAQWPLIGDPDGEWERWFAAAGETAPARYVAVFDDSESHHRAALDGVGVALGRITRARLMLDAGQLVSLSPHRVKATWSHYLVYPPRSAAHGGFLAFRDWLRAQADEHRQHTQAPEAAAAPRRRRARG; encoded by the coding sequence ATGGCGCGTCCGCCGCTGCACGCTCTGCAAGGTTTCGTCAGCGTCGCCCGGCTCGGCAACCTGTCGCGCGCGGCGGCCGCAATGCACCTCACCGTCAGTGCGCTGAGCCATCAGATGCGCGCGCTGGAACAGCGCCTGGGCTATCGGCTGCTCGACCGGCACGCGCGCGGGGTGACGCTGACCGCCGACGGGCGGCGCCTGCTCGAACGCATCGGCCCGCACCTGGACGCGATCGGCGAGGCGCTGCAGCCGTTCGCCGCGCGCCGCGACGACGTGCTGACGATCAGCCTGACCCCGTCGATGGCGTCAGCCTGGCTGGTGCCGCGCCTGGGCGATTTCCTGGCGCGGCATCCGCACATCGAGATCAATCTGCTGTCCGACCAGCGGCTGGTCGATTTCGAGCGCCAGCCGCAGATCGACGCGTCGTTGCGGATCGGCAACGGCCAGTGGCCGGGGCTGGCGGTCGAGGCGTTGTTCGACGAGTGGCTGGTGCCGATGGCCAGCCCGGCGCTGATCGCGCGGATGGGCGCACGCAAGCGCACGCCGCTGGCGCAGTGGCCGCTGATCGGCGATCCGGACGGCGAATGGGAGCGTTGGTTCGCCGCCGCCGGCGAAACCGCGCCTGCGCGCTATGTGGCGGTGTTCGACGATTCCGAGTCGCACCATCGCGCGGCGCTGGATGGCGTCGGCGTGGCCCTGGGCCGCATCACCCGCGCGCGGCTGATGCTCGACGCCGGCCAGCTGGTGTCGCTGTCGCCGCACCGGGTGAAGGCGACCTGGTCGCACTATCTGGTGTATCCGCCGCGCTCGGCCGCGCATGGCGGTTTCCTGGCGTTCCGCGACTGGCTGCGCGCACAGGCCGACGAGCACCGGCAGCACACCCAGGCCCCCGAGGCGGCGGCCGCGCCCAGGCGCCGCCGCGCGCGCGGGTAG
- the aceK gene encoding bifunctional isocitrate dehydrogenase kinase/phosphatase, whose product MTIAPAPPVPTEPRADAVARSIRDAFEDYHARFAQISARARRRFETRDWNAARNDAVERIALYDQCIGECMLRLRALLLGQAHDRVLWAQVRDSYAAQLRGLIDQELYKTFYNTLTRRFFRTQGVDTRIEFVALDIEPTDAITHPVARHNYVVSETRPVDAFVRVLGDYPFDVPYAHRTRCAAAIAVRLQDDLAHWGEHPVRGIELLETVFYRERRAYLVGRVFGEHRFSPCVIALVNDADGLRAEAVLTKRNDVAQLFGISRSYFQADLPTVGDAVVFLRSLLPHKPIDELYTMLGRAKQGKTERFRTFFRHFQAQPNEQLVHAEGTPGMVMAVFTLPSYPLVFKLIRDRFAYPKTMSREQVEDKYALVFNLDRVGRLLDAQPYRSLRFPRARFAPALLAELLQGCARSLREDGDDLIFELCYVQRRLRPLNLYLREQTAEAAREAALDYAQAIKDMARNNIFPGDMLLKNFGVSRQGRAVFYDYDELCLVTDCTFRDWPQPRNDEEAMSAEPWFHVAARDVFPERFALFMGLPAASLDAVRRAHGELFDPQWWRDLQARLREDDYPDAPPYPESLRLA is encoded by the coding sequence ATGACCATCGCGCCCGCTCCGCCCGTGCCCACCGAACCCCGCGCCGACGCCGTCGCGCGCAGCATCCGCGACGCGTTCGAGGACTACCATGCGCGCTTCGCGCAGATCAGCGCCCGCGCCCGCCGCCGCTTCGAGACCCGCGACTGGAACGCCGCGCGCAACGACGCGGTCGAGCGCATCGCGCTGTACGACCAGTGCATCGGCGAGTGCATGCTGCGCCTGCGCGCGCTGCTGCTCGGCCAGGCCCACGACCGCGTGCTGTGGGCGCAGGTGCGCGACAGCTACGCCGCGCAACTGCGCGGGCTGATCGACCAGGAGCTGTACAAGACCTTCTACAACACGCTGACCCGGCGCTTCTTCCGCACCCAGGGCGTGGATACGCGGATCGAGTTCGTCGCGCTGGACATCGAGCCGACCGATGCGATCACCCATCCGGTGGCGCGGCACAACTACGTGGTCTCCGAGACGCGGCCGGTGGATGCGTTCGTGCGCGTGCTCGGCGACTACCCGTTCGACGTGCCGTACGCGCACCGCACGCGCTGCGCCGCGGCCATCGCGGTGCGCCTGCAGGACGACCTGGCGCACTGGGGCGAACATCCGGTGCGCGGCATCGAATTGCTGGAGACGGTGTTCTACCGCGAGCGCCGCGCCTACCTGGTCGGCCGCGTGTTCGGCGAGCATCGTTTCTCGCCGTGCGTGATCGCGCTGGTCAACGACGCCGACGGCCTGCGCGCCGAAGCGGTGCTGACCAAGCGCAACGACGTGGCGCAGCTGTTCGGCATCTCGCGCAGCTACTTCCAGGCCGACCTGCCCACCGTCGGCGATGCGGTGGTGTTCCTGCGCAGCCTGCTGCCGCACAAGCCGATCGACGAGCTGTACACCATGCTCGGCCGCGCCAAGCAGGGCAAGACCGAGCGCTTCCGCACCTTCTTCCGCCATTTCCAGGCCCAGCCCAACGAGCAGCTGGTGCACGCCGAGGGCACGCCCGGAATGGTCATGGCGGTGTTCACCCTGCCCAGCTACCCGCTGGTGTTCAAGCTGATCCGCGACCGCTTCGCCTATCCGAAGACGATGAGTCGCGAGCAGGTCGAGGACAAGTACGCGCTGGTGTTCAACCTGGACCGGGTCGGCCGCCTGCTCGACGCGCAGCCGTACCGTTCGCTGCGCTTCCCGCGCGCGCGCTTCGCCCCGGCGCTGCTCGCCGAACTGCTGCAGGGCTGCGCGCGCAGCCTGCGCGAGGACGGCGATGACCTGATCTTCGAGCTGTGCTACGTGCAACGGCGGCTGCGCCCGCTGAACCTGTACCTGCGCGAGCAGACCGCCGAAGCGGCGCGCGAGGCGGCACTGGACTACGCGCAGGCGATCAAGGACATGGCGCGCAACAACATCTTCCCCGGCGACATGCTGCTGAAGAACTTCGGCGTGTCGCGGCAGGGGCGCGCGGTGTTCTACGACTACGACGAACTGTGCCTGGTCACCGACTGCACGTTCCGCGACTGGCCGCAGCCACGCAACGACGAGGAAGCGATGTCCGCCGAGCCCTGGTTCCACGTCGCCGCGCGCGACGTGTTCCCGGAGCGCTTCGCGCTGTTCATGGGCCTGCCCGCCGCCTCGCTGGATGCGGTCAGGCGCGCCCATGGCGAACTGTTCGACCCACAATGGTGGCGTGACCTGCAGGCGCGGCTGCGCGAGGACGACTACCCGGACGCGCCGCCGTACCCGGAGTCGCTGCGCCTGGCCTGA
- a CDS encoding NADP-dependent isocitrate dehydrogenase codes for MSNTPKILYTLTDEAPYLATQSLLPIVAAFAGTAGIAVETRDISLAGRLISQFPEYLREDQRIADDLAELGQLATTPEANIIKLPNISASVPQLKAAIKELQQQGYALPDYLDEPQDDKQKEAKARYDRVKGSAVNPVLREGNSDRRAPLSVKNYARKHPHRMGAWSAESKSHVAHMDAGDFYGSERSVLIEQAGSVRIELVGNDGTTTVLKEKTAVQAGEIIDAAVMSKRALASFVQAQIADAKQQGVLFSLHLKATMMKVSDPIMFGVVVGAFYQEVLDKHAEALKQVGFDPNNGIGDLYARIGTLPEAQRKQIEADLQAVYAQRPALAMVNSDKGITNLHVPSDVIVDASMPAMIRDSGKMWNAEGKLQDTKALIPDRCYAGVYQAVIEDCKQHGAFDPATMGSVPNVGLMAQKAEEYGSHDKTFQIAAAGTVRVSDAGGNVLLEHPVEAGDIWRMCQVKDAPIQDWVKLAVSRARLSDTPAVFWLDPQRAHDALMIQKVERYLQDHDTKGLDIRILSPVEATAFSLQRIRKGEDTISVTGNVLRDYLTDLFPIMELGTSAKMLSIVPLMAGGGLFETGAGGSAPKHVQQFVEENYLRWDSLGEFLALAASLEHLGQRERSARIGVLARTLDQANGQFLDNDKSPSRKVGELDNRGSHFYLAMYWAQALAAQDEDAALNARFAPLAKQLTENEAAIVAELNGVQGKPVDIQGYYRPNLELVSQAMRPSATFNAALATLTA; via the coding sequence ATGTCGAATACGCCCAAGATCCTGTACACGCTCACCGATGAAGCACCGTACCTGGCGACGCAGTCGCTGCTGCCGATCGTCGCCGCCTTCGCCGGCACTGCCGGCATCGCCGTGGAAACCCGCGACATCTCGCTGGCCGGCCGGCTGATCTCGCAGTTCCCCGAATACCTGCGCGAGGACCAGCGCATCGCCGACGACCTGGCCGAGCTGGGCCAGCTGGCGACCACGCCGGAAGCCAACATCATCAAGCTGCCCAACATCAGCGCCTCGGTGCCGCAGCTCAAGGCCGCGATCAAGGAACTGCAGCAGCAGGGCTACGCGCTGCCGGACTACCTGGACGAGCCGCAGGACGACAAGCAGAAAGAGGCCAAGGCCCGCTACGACCGGGTCAAGGGCAGCGCGGTCAACCCGGTGCTGCGCGAAGGCAATTCCGATCGCCGCGCGCCGTTGTCGGTGAAGAACTACGCGCGCAAGCATCCGCACCGCATGGGCGCGTGGAGCGCGGAGTCCAAGTCGCACGTGGCGCACATGGACGCCGGCGATTTCTACGGCAGCGAGCGTTCGGTGCTGATCGAGCAGGCCGGCAGCGTCAGGATCGAACTGGTCGGCAACGACGGCACCACCACCGTGCTGAAGGAAAAGACCGCGGTGCAGGCCGGCGAGATCATCGACGCGGCGGTGATGAGCAAGCGCGCGCTGGCCAGCTTCGTGCAGGCGCAGATCGCCGATGCCAAGCAGCAGGGTGTGCTGTTCTCGCTGCACCTGAAGGCGACGATGATGAAGGTCTCCGACCCGATCATGTTCGGCGTGGTGGTCGGCGCGTTCTACCAGGAGGTGCTGGACAAGCACGCCGAGGCGCTGAAGCAGGTCGGCTTCGATCCGAACAACGGCATCGGCGACCTGTACGCGCGCATCGGCACGCTGCCGGAGGCGCAGCGCAAGCAGATCGAGGCCGACCTGCAGGCGGTGTACGCGCAGCGCCCGGCGCTGGCGATGGTCAATTCCGACAAGGGCATCACCAACCTGCACGTGCCCAGCGACGTGATCGTCGATGCGTCGATGCCGGCGATGATCCGCGACTCGGGCAAGATGTGGAACGCCGAGGGCAAGCTGCAGGACACCAAGGCGCTGATCCCGGACCGCTGCTATGCCGGCGTGTACCAGGCGGTGATCGAGGACTGCAAGCAGCATGGCGCGTTCGATCCGGCGACGATGGGCAGCGTTCCCAATGTCGGCCTGATGGCGCAGAAGGCCGAGGAATACGGTTCGCACGACAAGACCTTCCAGATCGCCGCCGCCGGCACGGTGCGGGTCAGCGATGCCGGCGGCAACGTGCTGCTCGAGCATCCGGTCGAGGCGGGCGACATCTGGCGCATGTGCCAGGTCAAGGACGCGCCGATCCAGGACTGGGTCAAGCTGGCGGTCAGCCGTGCGCGCCTGAGCGACACCCCGGCGGTGTTCTGGCTGGATCCGCAGCGCGCGCACGATGCGCTGATGATCCAGAAGGTGGAGCGCTACCTGCAGGACCACGACACCAAGGGCCTGGACATCCGCATCCTGTCGCCGGTGGAGGCGACCGCGTTCTCGCTGCAGCGCATCCGCAAGGGCGAGGACACCATCTCGGTCACCGGCAACGTGCTGCGCGACTACCTCACCGACCTGTTCCCGATCATGGAGCTGGGCACCAGCGCCAAGATGCTGTCGATCGTGCCGCTGATGGCCGGCGGCGGCCTGTTCGAGACCGGCGCCGGCGGTTCGGCGCCCAAGCACGTGCAGCAGTTCGTCGAAGAGAACTACCTGCGCTGGGATTCGCTGGGCGAGTTCCTGGCCCTGGCCGCGTCGCTGGAGCATCTGGGCCAGCGCGAACGCAGCGCGCGCATCGGCGTGCTGGCGCGGACCCTGGACCAGGCCAACGGCCAGTTCCTGGACAACGACAAGTCGCCCTCGCGCAAGGTCGGCGAACTGGACAACCGCGGTAGCCATTTCTATCTGGCGATGTATTGGGCGCAGGCGCTGGCCGCGCAGGACGAGGATGCCGCGCTGAACGCACGTTTCGCGCCGCTGGCCAAGCAGCTGACCGAGAACGAGGCCGCGATCGTGGCCGAGCTCAACGGCGTGCAGGGCAAGCCGGTCGACATCCAGGGCTACTACCGCCCGAACCTGGAACTGGTCAGCCAGGCGATGCGGCCGAGCGCGACGTTCAACGCCGCGCTGGCGACGCTGACGGCCTGA